A genomic region of Pelodiscus sinensis isolate JC-2024 chromosome 1, ASM4963464v1, whole genome shotgun sequence contains the following coding sequences:
- the GABARAPL1 gene encoding gamma-aminobutyric acid receptor-associated protein-like 1: MKFQYKEDHPFEYRKKEGEKIRKKYPDRVPVIVEKAPKARVPDLDKRKYLVPSDLTVGQFYFLIRKRIHLRPEDALFFFVNNTIPPTSATMGQLYEDNHEEDYFLYVAYSDESVYGK, translated from the exons atgaaGTTCCAGTACAAAGAAGATCATCCTTttgaatacagaaaaaaagaaGGGGAGAAAATCAGAAAGAAATATCCAGACAGGGTCCCT GTTATTGTAGAGAAGGCACCCAAAGCCAGAGTACCTGACCTGGATAAGAGGAAGTACCTTGTGCCTTCTGACCTCACAG TTGGCCAGTTCTACTTCTTAATCCGAAAGAGGATCCACCTGAGGCCAGAGGATGCCCTATTTTTCTTTGTCAATAACACCATCCCTCCCACTAGCGCTACTATGGGTCAGCTGTATGAG GATAACCACGAGGAGGACTATTTTCTCTATGTGGCCTACAGCGATGAGAGCGTCTATGGCAAGTGA